CGAGTGATCGGCGGAATGATCCTCACCCCGAACGCCCCGCCGAAGTTGCACCGGTGGGTCGAGGCGTGGGTGCCCGGGAAGGAACGCCCGGAACCGCACTGGGTGCCGGCCGACCCGACTTTCAACCACTTCGGCAACCGCCGGTGGCCGACCAATTACCTCGTCGTGCGGATCGGGGACGGGCCGATTGTGAGTGGACCCGGTTCGCCCCGTGTGAGCTTGTTCGCCCGCCCGCTCGCGGATCACCCGGCGGACGAATCGCGGATGCAAACCTTCTGGCGGGCCGTTTCGCTCGCCTCACTCCCGCCGGCGGAGCAGCACCTTGCCCGGTTCATTGTCCTTCTCCCGGTCGCCACGGTGGTGGTGAGCTTCATCCGGGTCGTGATCGGGTACCACACGTTCGGCGTGTTTAGCCCGGCTCTGCTGGGGCTGATCTTCCGCGACTTGCGGAGCCTCGCGTGGGGGTTGGGAATCTTCGCCGCCACGGTTCTCATCGGTTGGGTGTTTCGCAAGATCCTCGACCAGTTTCACTTGCTCCTCATTCCACGCGCCGCGGTACTGCTCACGATGATCGTGGCGTTTCTATTAGTGGTACTCGGAGTGAGCGCCCGATACGGCGTGCAGGTGAGCGGGTACCTGTCGCTGTTCCCGCTCGTCATCCTCACGCACATGGTGGAGCGTGTGTGGACGGTCGAGGCCGAAGACGGGTCGTGGTCGTCGTTTAAAACGCTCATCGGCACTCTGGGCGTGGCCGCAGTGGTCGCACTCGTGCTCAGTCCGGACGCGGTCGGTCGGACCGTGTTCCGCTTTCCGGAAATGCTCGGGCTGGTGACCGCAGCGCTGCTCCTGCTCGGTCGTTACACGGGATACCGGCTGACTGAACTGTACCGGTTCCAGGACGTGATCGAACCGGCCAAGGTCGAGAGCGGCGCGGCGAAACAGATGGATAGCGCCAAACTGCTGCAATCCCAACCACAACCAGTCGCGGACGACAGGAAGTCGGACCCGAAAGCCTGACCCGCAATCCACGCAATCACAGGAGGCTTTTCATGTCGTGGTGGTCGCGGTGGAAGGGGTTGCGGGCGGCCGGCGTGCTGGGCATGAATGCTCGGAACGCCGGCGTGATTCTCGATTACAACCCCCGCACGCGGTTCCCGTATGTAGACAGCAAGCGGAAGATGGACGAACTCTGCCGCAAGATCGGGGTTCCCACCCCCGACTTGTACGCGGTACTCGTGAGCCACTCCGCGCTCCGCCACCTACCGCGCATTTTGGACAAGCACCCCGAGTTCGTTGTGAAGCCGAACCGCGGGGCCGGTGGGCGCGGCGTGCTCGTGATTACCGGGCGCAAGGGACCGGATTACGTGCGTCACAACGGAACAGTGCTGCAAGCGGAAGACCTGCGCCAGCACGTGTCCGGGGTCGTATCGGGACTGTTCTCTCTGGGCGGAAACGAGGACGAGGCGCTGATTCAACAGCGCGTCGTTCCCGACCCGGTACTGGAGAAGATCAGCTACCAGGGCACCGCGGACATTCGGGTGATTGTTTACCGCGGTGAACCGGTCATGGCGATGCTCCGGCTCCCCACAAAGGCGTCCGGCGGGCGGGCGAACTTGCACCAGGGCGCGATCGGGGCCGGTGTCGACATCGCCACTGGTGTGACGCACCACGCAGTCCTCAAGGACCGTAAGGCGGAGATCCACCCGGACACCAAAGAGAGCGTGATCGGGTTCCAGGTACCGTACTGGTCCGACATTCTGGAAATGTCGCGTCGTGTAAGCCGTGCGGTCGAGATGGGCTACATCGGGGTGGATATTGTGCTCGATCGCGCCCGGGGGCCGCTGCTACTGGAAGCGAACGCTCGGCCGGGGCTAGCGATTCAGATTTCCAACGCGCGCGGAATCGCTCCCGAATTGGAGCGCGTGGACCGGCAACTCAGTCAGAAGTGACCCGCTGCGATCAACCGGAGGAGTTGTGATGCGCCGACTTTCGGCCCGCGCCTTAGTGATCGGGTTCGCGGCCCTTGGCACGCTCGCGCAACCGGTGGCGGTCGGTCGCGCTGTCGCGGCCGAGTCTTCGCGCGACGTCGTTCTTGTGGGAACTGTACCGGACCCGGATCTCATCGCCCTCGGGGTGATGCTCGCTGCGGCGCAGCCCGATACCGACTTCCTGCTCGATTCCGCGCGCCCGGAATCTATCATCAAGCCGTTTTTCGATCGACTCCGGCCTACTACGATCACGCCCGTCGGCGCGTTCCCGGACGGCAGCGTTAAACGGTGGGGCGTGGCCGACTCGGTGGTCAAACCGACGGTGGCCGATCCGGTCGCGTTCGCGTGGGCGCTGTACCCGAAGGCCGAGCGCGCGGTGATCGCGCCGCGAAGCCCGGCGCCCGAACTGCTTCAGGCGGCGTGCTTGGCGGGAGCCGCGCGCGTTCCCCTCTTCGTGCTGAGAGAGGGCGATGACCCATTAAAGGGGCTCAAAGAGCTTCTAGCGGCCCGCGGGGTGAAAGAGGCCACCACGGTCGGTGCGGCCCGCGATGCGTGCAAGAAGCTGGAAGGCGTGCGCGTCACCGAACTCGCGGACGCTACGGCCGCGGCCGCGGCGCACCGCAAAGAATTGTTGCGTGCCGGGAAGATCGACACACTGGTGCTCGCGAACCCGGTCGACGCGAAGAAGCACGCCGCGCTTGCTCCTTGGGTCGCGGTGAAGCGTCGCGCAGCCTTGCTCCTGACCGGAGCCGAAGGCAAGGACGCGGGCACGGTGGTGAACGCGGCGCTCAAGGAGAAGGATACGGCACGCGCGGACGTGCTCATCGTGGTCGCGGACACGAACGCGATCCCGCTCGTGAAGCGCGCGAACCCGGCGGCGGGGAAGGACGAGCAGATCGACGTGGAACCGTGGATTCCGGAAACGGACGACCTCATCACGCTCTCGGCCGGGCGCTTGTTCCACGCGGACCGAGCGATTGTGCCGCTGCTGCTCGCGCGGTCGCGGTTACTGGAGAAGGCGTCGGGACCGCCGAAGATCCTGATCGCGAGCAACCCCGGCGACGGGCTGCCGCTCCTGGAAACGTTCTCGCGCAACACCGGGCGCGAACTCCAGAACGCGGGTTGGAAGGTGACGGGACGGTACGGTAAGACCGAATTGACCGCGAAGGAGTTGCGCGAAGCACTACCCGAACAGGATGCGTTTTTGTGGGAGGGGCACTACCGCACGCTGATCGACCAGTTCGAGATGCCGAAGTGGACCGAACCGCTCCGCCCGTCGCTGATCTTCCTGCAAAGCTGCCTGGCGCTGAACCCGGACGAGTCCGCGCTGCTCTTTGATCGCGGGGCCGCGGCCGTGGTCGGTACGCCGAACCGCACGTACTCTGGGTCCGGCGGGGCACTGACGCTCGCGTTCTTCGATTCGCTCGCCTACGACGGGCGCAACGCGGGCTCCTCAATGCGGCACGCGAAGAACTTCCTGCTGTGCTACATGGACCTGAAGGCGAAGCGCCTCGGGGACGGGGCCAAGATGAGCGGCGCGAACAAGCGCGCGGCCTGGACGTTCACGATTTGGGGCGACCCGGCGATGAAAACGCCGAAGCCCGTTGCGCCGGCGGACGCGATGCCGGCGCTCGCGTGTGAGGTTGTGAAGGACCGGGTCACGCTCACGCTGCCGGAAAAGCGCTACCCGCCTACGGAAGTGGCGCCGTACAAGGCCGAGATGTGGCCGGGCGGCCGGCTCGCGGGGCTGTTCACGACCGACGAGGAGTCGCGCCTGCTCGCGCCGCTAGCGTTCGCCGAGGTATCGCTGCCCAACGCTAAGGACGGGTTCACCCCGCGGTTGAGCACGAAGGTTCCGTCGCGGAACTGGGTGTTCCGGTGGGACGCGCGGCGCCGCGTGGGGTACATCCTCGCGGTCCCGCGCGAGAAGGACGAGGGCAAGATCGAGTTCCGCGTACACTGGGACGCTGACACACCCCGCTAATCGTTTGGGGCATGGGACTGTTAGACGCACCGGGGCCGGGCACTATTCTCAGAAGTTACCGCGCCCGGAACCCCGGATCGTCGCGCGCTCCTCGTTTCAACGGAGGCGGAGTCCCTTGCCAGCCAAGCGATCGAACCTGTTCATCATCTCACTGCTCGGTGCCCTCAGCGTTATCAGCCCGTTCGCGATCGACATGTACCTGCCGGCGTTCGAGCAGATCGCCACGGAACTCGCGGTAGAACCGACTGTTATTGCGCTCACTCTGTCAAGTTACTTCATCGGGCTGGCGCTGGGGCAAGTGTTCTACGGCCCGCTCCTCGACCGGTTCGGGCGTAAACGCCCCCTACTGTTCGGGTTGGGGCTGTTCGTGCTCGCATCGATCGGCTGCGCGCTGGCGCCCGACGCGAACACACTCATCGCGCTGCGGTTCGTTCAAGCGATCGGCGGGTGCGTCGCACAAGTCGCGTCGATCGCAATGGTGCGCGACTTCTTCCCGGCGAAGGACAGCGCCAAGGTGCTCTCGCGCTTGTTCCTGTTCATCGCGGTCTCGCCACTTTTGGCACCGAGCATCGGTTGGGTGATGGTCGCGGCGGCGGGCTGGAAGTCCGTGTTTCTGGTGATGGCGGTGATCGTGGGCGTGATCCTGGCGCTGATCCAGTTCCTCTTGCCCGAGGGCCACAAACCGGACACGAGCATCTCGCTGAAGCCCGGTCCGATCGTGGCAGAGTATCTCACTATCATCCGCCACCCGCGGTTCGCGACGTATGCGTTCGCGGGCGCGCTGTCGTTCGCGGGGCTGTTTACCTACGTGGCCGGTTCGCCGATCATCTTCATCAGCGGCTTCCGCCTGAGTGAAGGCACCTTCAGCATCATCTTCGCGGTTCTGGCGGTGGGGTTCATCGGCGCGAGCCAGTTGAACGTGGTGTTGCTCCGGTGGGCCACGAGCGAGACGATCTTCTTTAGCGCGCTGTCCGGTCAGGTCGTGACGGCGCTCGTGTTCGTGGCAGGAGCTGCGGCGGGGTGGTGGGGGCTGGGCGAAACGCTGGCGCTACTGTTCGTGTTCCTCTCGTGCGTGGGGCTGACCAACCCGAACGCATCGGCCCTGGCACTGTCGCCGTTTACCAAGAACGCCGGGAGCGCGTCCGCGCTGCTCGGGTTCTTCCAGCTCGGGTTTGGCGCGCTGATCTCGGTCGGAATTAGCGCCGCGACGCCACAAGACAGCTTCCCGATCATCGTCATCTTTGCAGTCACGGCCGTGTGTGGGTTGGCTGTGTTGCTTGTGGGGCGCCGGGCCGCGGCCGTCGTCGCGCCGGAAGCCGTGTCAACGCCGTCGGAGCCGCAAGAAAGTGACGACGCACAAGTCGCTTCGGAAAGCTCGGAGGAAACCTCCGTGGTCTCATCGAGCTAAGCGGTGCAACTGTTCGTGGGGAAACGAAAGAAGCCGCGATTTATCGCGGCTTCTGCTTTGTGACAACGTTCTTGTGCTACTGTCGCGCGACTTTGGGCGCGGTGGGCTGATCGACCGTGGGAACAATTCCGGACGAGTTGTACGACGGCGTTGTGGGAACCACGGGTGCCGGAGGAGCGACCGGCGTGACGGTCCCGTTTAGGCCGTCGATCTCTTCTTTCACCTTGTTGGTTTTCTTGGTGAGCACCTTCATGAAGGCTTGTTCCCGTTTCTCCAGCTCGGCCTTTTGTGCCCGGAGGTTCTTCACCGCTTCCAGCAGTTGCTCGATGGGCAGTTC
This region of Gemmata massiliana genomic DNA includes:
- a CDS encoding 7TM domain-containing protein, producing the protein MLRTRLTAFAALALILASATVFFTRRATGGVDVGPPGTSAWEISVTVRGEFPAKNAKDAKAKTNPRVTLFAPPDFRRQHVSDESWKSNELTRPEGRAGAKGPREKAIWKARPEASTSKSYRLTYSFHVVLGAHNPSLAMGGRAKQLDADPTNTNPDRTLKNTSRIQSTRGEIKELAEDLGAGEKLDQFRAFFEYVNALPYQDGVKQTAADCLENKDGKPRGGDDIGKSRLLVALCRAKGIHARVIGGMILTPNAPPKLHRWVEAWVPGKERPEPHWVPADPTFNHFGNRRWPTNYLVVRIGDGPIVSGPGSPRVSLFARPLADHPADESRMQTFWRAVSLASLPPAEQHLARFIVLLPVATVVVSFIRVVIGYHTFGVFSPALLGLIFRDLRSLAWGLGIFAATVLIGWVFRKILDQFHLLLIPRAAVLLTMIVAFLLVVLGVSARYGVQVSGYLSLFPLVILTHMVERVWTVEAEDGSWSSFKTLIGTLGVAAVVALVLSPDAVGRTVFRFPEMLGLVTAALLLLGRYTGYRLTELYRFQDVIEPAKVESGAAKQMDSAKLLQSQPQPVADDRKSDPKA
- a CDS encoding alpha-L-glutamate ligase-like protein → MSWWSRWKGLRAAGVLGMNARNAGVILDYNPRTRFPYVDSKRKMDELCRKIGVPTPDLYAVLVSHSALRHLPRILDKHPEFVVKPNRGAGGRGVLVITGRKGPDYVRHNGTVLQAEDLRQHVSGVVSGLFSLGGNEDEALIQQRVVPDPVLEKISYQGTADIRVIVYRGEPVMAMLRLPTKASGGRANLHQGAIGAGVDIATGVTHHAVLKDRKAEIHPDTKESVIGFQVPYWSDILEMSRRVSRAVEMGYIGVDIVLDRARGPLLLEANARPGLAIQISNARGIAPELERVDRQLSQK
- a CDS encoding C25 family cysteine peptidase, giving the protein MRRLSARALVIGFAALGTLAQPVAVGRAVAAESSRDVVLVGTVPDPDLIALGVMLAAAQPDTDFLLDSARPESIIKPFFDRLRPTTITPVGAFPDGSVKRWGVADSVVKPTVADPVAFAWALYPKAERAVIAPRSPAPELLQAACLAGAARVPLFVLREGDDPLKGLKELLAARGVKEATTVGAARDACKKLEGVRVTELADATAAAAAHRKELLRAGKIDTLVLANPVDAKKHAALAPWVAVKRRAALLLTGAEGKDAGTVVNAALKEKDTARADVLIVVADTNAIPLVKRANPAAGKDEQIDVEPWIPETDDLITLSAGRLFHADRAIVPLLLARSRLLEKASGPPKILIASNPGDGLPLLETFSRNTGRELQNAGWKVTGRYGKTELTAKELREALPEQDAFLWEGHYRTLIDQFEMPKWTEPLRPSLIFLQSCLALNPDESALLFDRGAAAVVGTPNRTYSGSGGALTLAFFDSLAYDGRNAGSSMRHAKNFLLCYMDLKAKRLGDGAKMSGANKRAAWTFTIWGDPAMKTPKPVAPADAMPALACEVVKDRVTLTLPEKRYPPTEVAPYKAEMWPGGRLAGLFTTDEESRLLAPLAFAEVSLPNAKDGFTPRLSTKVPSRNWVFRWDARRRVGYILAVPREKDEGKIEFRVHWDADTPR
- a CDS encoding multidrug effflux MFS transporter, with amino-acid sequence MPAKRSNLFIISLLGALSVISPFAIDMYLPAFEQIATELAVEPTVIALTLSSYFIGLALGQVFYGPLLDRFGRKRPLLFGLGLFVLASIGCALAPDANTLIALRFVQAIGGCVAQVASIAMVRDFFPAKDSAKVLSRLFLFIAVSPLLAPSIGWVMVAAAGWKSVFLVMAVIVGVILALIQFLLPEGHKPDTSISLKPGPIVAEYLTIIRHPRFATYAFAGALSFAGLFTYVAGSPIIFISGFRLSEGTFSIIFAVLAVGFIGASQLNVVLLRWATSETIFFSALSGQVVTALVFVAGAAAGWWGLGETLALLFVFLSCVGLTNPNASALALSPFTKNAGSASALLGFFQLGFGALISVGISAATPQDSFPIIVIFAVTAVCGLAVLLVGRRAAAVVAPEAVSTPSEPQESDDAQVASESSEETSVVSSS